TACCGTGAGCAGCACCCTGGCCAGCAAAGCCGTGGCGCTTCATACCACCGGCAAAGCCGTGGCCCTTGGAGGTACCAGTGACGTCGACGTACTCAATTTCGCCAAAGATGTCGACACCAACGGACTGGCCGACCTCGTAAGAGGAAGCGTCCGGGGTGCGAATCTCGACGCTGTGGCGACGCGGGGTCACACCGGCCTTCTTGAAGTGGCCGGCCTCCGGCTTGTTGACCTTACGTGGGTCAATTTCGCCGTATGCAATCTGGACGGCGTCGTAGCCGTCGGTTTCCTTAGTGCGCACCTGAGTCACTACGCACGGCCCAGCCTCAACGACGGTAACCGGAACAACGCGGTTTTCCTCGTCGAAGATCTGAGTCATACCGAGCTTCGTGCCCAGGATGCCCTTGATCTCGTTTTCACTCATTTATCTTGTCTCCGCTACCAAAAGTCCAGGATCACTGAATGTTCACATCGACACTTGCCGGAAGGTCAATGCGCATAAGTGCATCGACGGTCTTCGGCGTTGGATCGAGAATGTCGATCAGACGCTTGTGAGTGCGCATCTCGAAGTGCTCGCGCGAGTCCTTGTACTTGTGCGGCGAACGGATAACGCAGTAAACGTTCTTTTCGGTTGGCAACGGCACCGGGCCAACGACGCGTGCACCCGTACGGGTAACGGTCTCCACGATCTTTCGCGCAGAAGCGTCGATAGCCTCGTGGTCGTAGGCCTTGAGCCTGATGCGGATCTTCTGTCCGGCCACGCTTGTCCTCTCCTCGGTCGGCGCGCCCCAATTAAAGGGGCGTCGACCCTGTCAATGTTTCTCGACGCCGTCAGCAACTATGGCCAGCGCCAGAAATTAAAACTGGGTTGTGCATTACTTCAAAGCGATTTCGTCTTCGATCGTCATGGCAAATTAACTTTTGGCCATGACCCGAGCGGACGAATAACGCCTTGCACTCAAATCCCAGTGGAAAACAAGTCCCCCCTCGTGGGGCTCTTCATTTTGCCTACTGCCGCTGTTAATTTGCCATGCCACCTCCGACCCCCGCGGTCGGGCGTGTCGCCCGTTTTCTCCGTGAGGCACGATTGGGAAGAAACTTCCCTACGTGGTCATGCTCGCCTTACCATAGGCGCTAAGTCCAATTTCGTACTGGTTCCCAGCTGGGCCTGATACAACAATTGGCGCGAACGCCTTTGTTAAAGCAACCTCCGTATTAAAGCACGACCACACTGCAAATGTAAAATCGCGATTCCAAAGTGCAACGTACATCACACCCATTACGGAACAGTCTGCTTAACGACGGCTATTGCGCCGGTCCCATCCCGTCTAATGTCGGCTATGTACAGATACAAAGAATCCCGACTTCCGCTTACGCGGAGTCGGGATTCTTCTAAGACCTAGCTAAAGCATTTCCCCATTGGGGAGAAGACTTACTTAATGATCTTGGTAACGCGGCCAGCGCCGACGGTGCGGCCACCCTCGCGGATAGCGAAGCGCAGGCCCTCGTCCATTGCGACCGGCTGGATCAGCTTGACAGACATGTCAACGTTGTCGCCCGGCATGACCATCTCGACACCTTCCGGCAGGGAAACGACGCCGGTGACGTCGGTGGTGCGGAAGTAGAACTGCGGACGGTAGTTGTTGAAGAACGGGGTGTGGCGGCCGCCCTCATCCTTGGACAGGATGTAGACGGAACCCTCGAACTCGGTGTGCGGGGTGTAAGCGCCCGGCTTAGCAACGATCTGACCGCGCTCGATGTCCTCACGCTTGGTACCGCGGAGCAGCAGACCACAGTTGTCGCCAGC
The nucleotide sequence above comes from Corynebacterium amycolatum. Encoded proteins:
- the rplC gene encoding 50S ribosomal protein L3, whose amino-acid sequence is MSENEIKGILGTKLGMTQIFDEENRVVPVTVVEAGPCVVTQVRTKETDGYDAVQIAYGEIDPRKVNKPEAGHFKKAGVTPRRHSVEIRTPDASSYEVGQSVGVDIFGEIEYVDVTGTSKGHGFAGGMKRHGFAGQGAAHGNQAAHRRVGGIGACATPGRVFKGKRMAGRMGNDRVTTQNLKIQKVDADANLLLIKGAVPGARGGLLVVKTATKGGAHA
- the rpsJ gene encoding 30S ribosomal protein S10 — its product is MAGQKIRIRLKAYDHEAIDASARKIVETVTRTGARVVGPVPLPTEKNVYCVIRSPHKYKDSREHFEMRTHKRLIDILDPTPKTVDALMRIDLPASVDVNIQ